In a single window of the uncultured Erythrobacter sp. genome:
- a CDS encoding demethoxyubiquinone hydroxylase family protein encodes MDKSELHRMIRVDQAGEFGATRIYEGQLAVMGDRGPHSAEIRHMAEQEEGHRARFDALMAERGVRPTALQPFWSAAGFALGAGTALLGPEAAMACTAAIEEEIDNHYSQQLDRLAETDSDPELAEMIAEFREDEREHRDAALANGAENAPAYPLLSGAIRLGCKLAIRISERV; translated from the coding sequence ATGGACAAGAGCGAACTGCACCGCATGATCCGGGTCGACCAAGCCGGCGAATTCGGCGCGACGCGTATTTACGAAGGTCAGCTCGCCGTTATGGGTGATCGCGGGCCGCATTCGGCTGAAATCCGCCACATGGCCGAGCAGGAAGAGGGCCACCGCGCGCGCTTTGACGCACTGATGGCAGAGCGGGGCGTGCGCCCGACTGCCTTGCAGCCTTTCTGGTCGGCAGCAGGCTTTGCGCTGGGTGCAGGCACCGCCTTGCTCGGACCCGAAGCCGCGATGGCTTGCACCGCCGCGATCGAGGAAGAGATCGACAACCACTATTCGCAGCAGCTCGACCGGCTGGCCGAAACCGATTCCGATCCCGAACTTGCTGAAATGATCGCAGAATTCCGCGAGGATGAACGCGAACACCGCGACGCCGCGCTTGCCAATGGCGCGGAGAACGCGCCCGCCTATCCGCTGCTATCGGGCGCGATCCGGCTGGGCTGCAAACTCGCAATCCGGATCAGCGAGCGGGTTTGA